CACTTCGTAGTTCTTGATAAACACCTTCGTTGTATGGTTGTCTCAAGCTTGCGTACGTACGGACATATGTAAACACACTTGTTAATTGTGCCGTTCCAGTATTCATTAGTTAGGATAGTTTAGTGGCCAtaaatctgactccaattaaaTCGTGTGAATGATTACTGTCAAAATATACATCGTGActatttttgtatattattacCGGCTTAATCCGCGTTAGTGTATaaaggaattaaataagttaaatgcGAGAATGGGTTTCTGAACACTCATTAATCTGGACAGGCAATCGGAGGAACAAAGCGAAGAGTACAGAgcgaagcaaaatgacacgcagtaGAGAAGGCAAATGAGCTAACCATCCAATCAAGCATTAATAGATATTTATAGTCAGgtaaaaaataagttacagacatgtgatgagtaaggtaagaaatgcacacacatacgcttacataaaagcAGTCAGGgttgacaagcgaataattaacaaggtcataATGTGGCTCAAGAAAAATGGATAAATTGACTTGTCTAGAAGCTACGataagttatgtgggcttaacatagtaaccgacactacaatagGTCTATCGACTTATATAAATTTCTGCAATTTTTAACACTATGGATGTCCAGTCTCGCTTTAAATGTATTGACATAATGTGCTGATGTTATGTGTTGTGGTAGAGAATCCCAGTAATTTACTACTCGAGGAGGGAAACAGAACTCCAGATGTAAGCAATTCGATTTCTGTTCTTGCCCTGACAAACaacacttgaggtaatcaattctgatggcagttctccataagctctcactctaccagttatgttcgagtagagagcctttataaggttaatgtactttggtactcctttcagtgacaaacactgccatagaacctcacgatcaacagagtcgaatgccgccttaaggtcgagaaatactaccattgtggggcgtctgaacatgtgtctgtgttctagaacctgacgtagtgtgaatatctgatctatacaaccacgtccaggtcgaaaatcagcctgattttctctagtctgctcttcacgagctttagttaggcgtcgaagtgttattgaagctaatattttagatactatattagtcaaactgattcctctgtgattgtcacaagaggacttttgtcctttcttatagactggcacaatcagtgattgagaccagtcacatgggattacgtccagttcacaaattctacctaagacctcggttaatctcactgctaatactgaaccaccatccttaaaaatctcaggagtaaacctgtcggGGCCTgatgctctccctcgcttcagatttcctatggctttttcaacttcgtaaagagttgaAAGACTTGCATCAACTTGCCATTTaggtcgactggagatcgtgggaaaccgaagtgtggctgaaggccagttgaactaatccctgaagtgttctgcccatcgatccaatctcttggattgagaatgtataatatgtccatctttctctgagattgtttcgctaacggtcgggttcctaattccggtttcctggacaagtctgaacagttgtctgccgttgcctattgccgctgccttttccatctatCTTGCTTTCACTACCcgccactgttcacgatcattgcgtagacttcttatcagcttgcgcttaagctgactccgttcttcattatgttcagagtcagatggaatgagtttccgagcatctatcagtgagatagatgctgctgagatccagtgttgctccctaaccttagtagttaccgtactagcagatatcactgctgtttccacagcttttcggatatcatccCATGCTGCCTCGGGTTGGGCATTACTTaaatggctgcctaactgttttcctagttgttcctgaaatatactcttagcttgactatcattaagtaggacccttagaggtttccttgcagcgtctctcctgcgtccagtaagacgcaagcaaatacgcgctcgcactagagcatgatctgaatctaagaatgtgctccagaatgagcgacagtcttctatcgagcccctccattgGTGgatgatagcgatgtgatctatttgggtccaacgttgggacgaattaggggttcgccatgttaaaagatgtttttccttatgcgtgaagttagtatttgcaaggaacaggcggttatctgagcatagctgcaacagacggtcgccattatctgttctttgagccacgacactatGAGATCCACCCAAGTGTCTTTCCCCATctcttagtttacctacttgagcattaaagtcaccggccactattactacatccgagcgcctagcttttaggaggaggtcggagagctttctgtagaactcatcttttacatcatctgcgctgcagtcagtgggagaataggcagagacgacgaagaggcaacgacgagtgtccctatcttttcggatccttactgttccgttcagtcggacagtgcacaaacgactgtctactgggatccactctaagagagctagttctgccctaggactcagtgctatacctacgccggcgagaccacgggaagcagaatcagggcttccagatacacgaagtgtgaatcgagtcggttctttattttggcatggtgaggtcagatgaatgacgctactcggatcctgtatgcgcgttctggagacgcagcacacatcgatggcgcgggattctaaagtcctagctaaggaagcctgttgtcctatttggcacagtgttcggacgttaaaagctcctacgtgtagtttagagcgtggtttcaggagaccaggaatagcgttccacgtactcgaatcgtttgccctagcggtgcgagatgataaagagacgtgaggagggttggtcatggagataagagaggtattaggaggtgtaggaaggatttgaatgtgaccaacttggtctcgtgtgctgttacgggtatgagggctgataccacttcccggctgcccacaccgtggaagggtatttcttgaggaacctgaaaaggaaattggattagtgttggtcttaacgacatGGGAGCGTCACTGTAGAGCCCAAGGGACAGCTGCTTGAAGCCGGTTGCGCATGGCCTTTGCCTGGGgcgtttttaatgtgttagctccgttcttcaaaaggCCTTACTGCCAGAGACgaaaatccgtgaggtaaggtgaggtgtgacatttttagggtcgaccttttctaaccacacccctccttgtgggaaggtagcaccgctgcagatgctggttgtccgagggaaacaccttactgctgtcacacctctgtacagtcagcagtacgacttcgccctcagaccttgagttgctgcttttagtcttaccgttctccaaccgacctgcctggcatggtagaacctacaggaacatatgttccagccaatatagctcggttgggtcatcacgatcgGCAAGCTCGACCttcgcgtcaaggtagcagcttcagTCGGGAAGGATAGGGATACACGTCGTTGCTTTTTCGtcatttctgcctacgctcccactgactgcagtcTGAATGGAATGAAAGATGACTTtaacagaaagctttctgaacttcttcataaAATTAAATGCTCAGGTATAATACTCGTAGCAGCTGACTTTAATGTTCaggtaggtagcttaaaccaaacagaaagacacttaggtggatattttagcattccggctcagtgaacagataatggtgatcgtcttcTGCAACTGTGCTTAGACAATCATACATTTTTTAGCAAGCAATAATTTTAGGCGTAGGTAGAGATATCGTCTAACATGGTGaccccctgcaccaaaccaacgatggactcaaatagaccatattgccatcagtcaacGTTGGAGAGGCTCAATGGAAGACTGCTGCTCGTTCTGGAATACATGTTTAAACTTAGaccgatgaatatatgtgcctgatcctactgTGTAGCCGACTAACTGACTGAAAAATTTATCAACCAGACGGATAGTGTTTGGGACTTCTTTTCTTCCTATTGTTTGTCTCCGCACGGTCGTCTATTTCCGGTCACTCAGAACAGCCACATCGAGACCATTTagaactgtgacagttttatccgTGTCTTCGAGTACCACTTTAGAATCACGACCTCGAATATTCAGTTACATTTCACTGTTTATTTTTTCACGGGAGATTTTCCTTTTCCATAATTCGCAGTCAAGTGTTTGACTCGAACAGCAAATATACGAAGCCAATGAGAGTTAAGCTTCGAGAATCTATTGTATGCGGTGGGACTTAAACTGATACATATCTTGTGGAACTGGTTTTACACATTACATTGCATTCGTTTCTCCACAGGTAAGAAACAATTTGGCTGTCCCTGTTTATAAGTACAGCCGACCATTGTAAACGGATTGCAAGAGTGAAACATTCAATGAAAATACACAATGTAATCAATAGTGTGAGGATAAATTAAAAATGAGTACTACAAAACGGATTTGAATAAGATTTCCAACGTTAACCGAAATAATTCATGTTAAAGCAGACCAAGTATTCTTTATATGCAATAAACGCACAAAGCAAAGTCAATTCACGACAAGTACGAAATCATTACCCCTTTTTAAAAAGCATTGTCATTATTGGTGACTAATAGAGAGTTTCTTTCCCTTCTGAATATCTGTTAAATTCATACTCATGGTCCTTTAATAAGGTCTCAACAATATTGTCATATGTAGTTAACTTCCAAAATAAATATGGTGTTTTACTGCTGTCACTTGTCCTGTTGTATCTTCTCTTTTTATTGAACTAATGAATTTTCTCCGAATCAATAAACGTCCCAACACAATTAATTTGTGTGATCATTTGATCAAAATTATCTGCATATTACAAAATATGTTGCACTTTCTCCTCCAGACCACCTAAAGAAACTTCGCGCTACATCGGCTTCGACGAATGAACTACTAGACATTTTGAAAAACCTTACATCTTTATCGGGTCTACAATACAATAATGAAGCCTATCGATTTGTTGGTCATGATTCTGCGCCAGTCAAGCCGGAAATGGATATATTTAATTCCAATACCCGTACTAAGAATATGTTCGGCGATTCACTTCCAGATGCTGATgtgatttcaaataattttcagtCCATTAAAAGACAGTACCTAGAACTGGTCAGCAATAAATTTGTATCTTCACTTGCTACTGATTGTGATTCAATAATTAAAGGAGTTGATAGTAATCATGTTCCTTTGCGTGAAGCGGCAGTACAGACGTCGATTGGTCAACTTTTTATCGCAACAATCCTTCACACATCCTTTAACGAAGATGACCGCAAATGGTTACTGTCATCTATTCGAAACAAATACAAGGGATTATCTAAAGAAACCAGTACATTAGTAAAACAGGGTCCTACGGATGATGGGCTTTGTTCAAAATTGTTTGACTGTCTGATCGATCTTGGTTTGGATCTTTCCTGTGCTTTACAACGTATAACATCAGGTTAGATTCTTGTGCCTTCACATATTTTCCTGTATTATATATAATTTCACTTTCCTGTTACTCACTGTTTGACATGGTAATGTTTCTCAAACGGAAACCGAATAAGTATGAGCTATTTGCGTGTCCTCTTCTGGATTTAGTCACTGAGGCCACTTTGGTTCCAAATTCTAAATGATCTAATTATATCAGATACAGTATATTGTTCGACCCTGATAATGACATGTGAATTACAATAACTGTAAAAGAGTATGACCCATGGTCATTCAATATGATTTTCACTAAGTTATTTTAGAAGAGCCTAATTTCATCTAGGAGTCCTAGTTTAAGTATGGTTATAAAACTCCGCATGAAGTAAATTATGTACTCTACATATTCCGAATCATGATATTTCTTAACATTAATGGTgattgtgagctcttgggttgatTACTTTCAATCCGTCGACTGTAGGACAGTTGGAGTTTTAAGTTTGTTGTAGTGTGCAAAATCAGTCAGTATCGGTGCTGAACCCATTTCAAAACTcttagaaaataaaaattaatattatcatcccTGGTTGTAATATTTTTTCAATCTTATGTAAAAGTTTTTTGGGACGTTTTGTGTCATATATGATGCATTATTCGGGTTGGTGTACTTAGCTTTCAATAGATTTACTACTTATTCTCAAGAGGGTTATTTGAACCTGTAGTGCACGCAGTGcatacttcaaaattgtgtgCTACTTCACCAGATAATAGCGAAATAGTCAATGTGAAAAGACATGGGAGGATTGCTTACATGTAAGTGTCTTTGGTGGACCACCATATTATAGTGCAGCCATCGAGTAGTGAATACTTTTATTAGAATGCCAGGTGAGATTGGATGATGGGAGAAGTATCGTGTTGTCATGATGTAAAGAGTAGTTGTCGTAGGTTGTTTTCTATTGGTACATCAAAACTCCCTTAATGTTTTCATAGAAATCATTCTAATAAGCAACCCGAGTTGTCGCATATTAGAACTCAAAACTAATAGTGGTAACGGTATTACTGTCATTCTCGTTTTTCTTCTGCTACCCTAGTTACACGAACATAAAAGTCACTTATTTAAGATGAGCTTTGTCCACTGTAGGAGAGATTTTTTCTTGTTTTGCGACCGAAATCTAGCTTTATATTAACTGTCTTGataaattcaatatattttcGAACGTTTTTAGTGATAATTTTTTCAGGTTAACAAGTTAAGCGTTGATGAGCTCACCACGTCGGGTGCTAAAACGTCTTGATACGATAGACAATCAAACTCCAATTGATAGGAGAGTGAACGACTTCCAATCGCTTACAACATCTTTTTACGTTCATTTCGTATTACTTTTTCGTACATAAGTATATTATCTCATTGCATCGAAAAACCTGTTCTCCTGGAGTCTATGCCAAGAAAACGTCTATACAAGCTTGAATTTTTCAGTTTAGTTAGCGGGCTGGGGAGAGGATGGAAACGGTCTCATTCAGTGTCGGAGTTGCAAATTACTCACTTATTACAGAAACATTGGTTTTTGTCAACGTGCGTCACTTGTCACATAGTCGAGATATCCGTCTTTCAACGAAAGGGtgagtttactgcgcagcagttcgcaCCGTCCTACATTATGGATTTGAAATATGTTCATTCAGAATAGAGGGTATTCATGAGCTTCTGCTATTGGATCATAGGTGTTTACCAAGTATTGCTCTTGTATTTGGGGACCATGGAGTAAGCTACGTTTGGGTTAGGGATAAACTACTAGATACAGGTGGGAAATCGATTTATGAGGTGGTAAGTCATCCACTGAGATAGTTGGAACATGTTCTACGTATCTCCAACCAGCGCCTACCTTGGTGGGTGATattttctggtgtaggagtacACTGGAAGAAAGgtgggggcggccaaaccaaacaCACGGCACTAGTCCAAAAAGTTAATAACCATTGGACTGAACTATGTTAaaagatgtagactacttggttggggtctacATGATTATCTTAACCAACGGTTAGGGACTTTGAATGGCATGgatcaaaatcgtttgtaatggcacaaattcactcattcattgtCTTCTCACAAACTCTGAGCTTCTGAATTCCTCATAGCGTCTTTGTATTTTCATTCcactaaattatattttcttgaatcgtatctCCGATGCCTGATCTTTcctattaccactgatactgttaataTCTCTACTATTCTGGGACTCGAGCTGACGATTTCATCTTGGTGTTAGTTAGGGTATGGCATTTTGAACCAATGTACATTCGTTTAGGTCCTACGTTGTGACTAACTGACTGCAGAAACATATCActtttattatcaaatattgtAGCTTCAAGAACAAACATACCTATAATCCTTATTCTTACACAAAAATTTTCTATATTGTCCAATTCATTGTTGTTCGCTCGACATAGTTATGCTTTAATCAGGCTGAAATAATCAGTCAATAACAAGTTATTTTGTCAACATTATTATCAATCTAATGGAATATTCGCATTCACGATCGTTTCTTTATTGTCTTAATAATTCATTCTTCACTTTTACCTCAATTTTTCAGATTCGTCATCACATTCATTGACTTCTTCCGGGTTCTTATCAGGTTGTGGTGGTTCAGATAGTCAATACGATCTACTCATGGAGGCTTCTAATTCTGGATCACACTCAGGCAATCATAACAATGGTATGAACACTACAAAAGCAAATTATGGTGCACTATTAACCGTTCCGAATGCTGAAGTTAAATCTGGTTTatcaaacaatttttatagCAATCATCCCTACTGCCCTTATCCACTAAGTACATCATCTCACTTTTCATATAGAAGATTATCTGACATTCCTAGGGTATCTAACTACCATTCTTTACACTCTTCACAATACCATACTCAAATATCGTCAAATAATAATGACCAAGAAAATAAAACATCGGAAATTGCCGATCTAGGTACAAATCAGAACTTTTTTACAACCAAGGATTTTAATGATTTGACAACAGTTAGTTCATCTAGCCCTCTTACGTCCATTCGAAACTCAATCGCTGATACAAATTGCGGCAAGACTAATGTATCTTCAAATGTTATTCACCAACAAAGGGTATCCACTTGCACACTAAGTGATTCAAGCTCAATCTCATCCAGTAATACAGACCTTGGTGTAAGTTATTGAAAtgtgatttcatttttaaagcAAAGTGGTTTATAAGAAATCTGGTACTAATTTTATTGTCAATAACTCATTTTACCAGGATAATTCGCTCGTATAATAGAATAAAAACTGGTAAACGGTAATACGTAAGAATCAATCCTAAATACTAGCTGATATGATTTTTAGAAAAATACTGTTGTTAGGTTTATTTTTGCTAAGACAATTGTATTACTGGAGGGGGGGAAGGGAGATGGTATGATCTTTTGTGTCGGTTTCGGATTTATATCATATATTAAATGTTATAGacattaatttaaatattttatttatttttttaataataatttctagGTTTGTATTCCTCACTCACCTACATCAATATTTTTGACTTCCACATCACCGGAACTTGTAAAAAGTCGTGAGAATATCGTTACGTATACTAGCGATTCTTCTCTTCAGTTTCCTACAGGAGCCAATGGTCAAACTGTCTCTGATAATCGTGAATCCCTGTCAAATCAACGTTCCGATTTCGTGAATGATCATTATCCATCATCACAAACCCATCTTTGTCAACAGCTACATGATCATTTTTCACCGAATTTCCCTGAAGTCCAAGATAAACCATCTCATTCTATAATTCCAAGGAATTCGAATAAGTTAATAAATTCTACTGACATGGAACGTAATACATATTGTGTCACCGATGAGAATAATTTCTTAAATCCATCCTCTGGAATGACAGGTATATGTTTTGTACGTTGTATATGTTTTTGAAGTAGTATATACATATGAAATAAGGTAGCACCTTGCATATACTTGTTTCCTGATCAAATCAATATATCACTAACATCACAGATAAGTATCAGTGGAGCAGATCTCCAGTTGTAAGAATGCAACAATTAACATCAAGTTCATTAATAAGGTTTTATCGGACGTGTTATTCCTCAGATATCATATTTTAGAATCACTGGTAAATCATATAACTGAAAAACCTAGGAAAATTCTATCGTTTAATATACATGTTAGACATGTAACGGGAAcataaatttttaaatgatgtaATATAGCTGTCATGATTTTCAGTATCTTCATGATTTTGATTAGCTGGCTGAAAAGGATTCATATAATTACAacattaataatgaaaataatcatgaGGAATAAACCGATTATGATAATCTTTACATAAAACTAAAATTCAAgcaaataatattcatttttagCTGAATCTATAATAACAGTGATACAATTAacgttatatatgtatatatatccattTATAAACTTCCATATAGGTTGTTAGTTATTCCAATAATTTACTTCTCATaaaaataaagccattaataataattaataataataatgttcaatCTAAATAAGAGAATATGATTCAGCCAGGAGATTTTGCCTAGTTTTCTGAATTAAGTAGTTATACACTATGCATATTTCCTTGTAATACTAACGTAATCATCTCATTATTGTGCTGATTTTTATCGAATACTGACTGTAAATATAACAGACTAAAAAACTTCAATGTGATATTCTTATTAACTGTAAAAATAACCAATTCAGATTTCATTCTTCCATCTACTTTTAGACTGATTTATGAGATAATTCCAAATCATTCATTTTGTTGATGATTATTTTAAACTCTGATGGTATATTGTCTTgtatttatcaatattttgtttattgaacCGATCCATCATAGCTAATGCGAATCTTGAAAAATTGgttatattatttgtttaattttattagttatcCCAGTCACTTCTATGAAATACTCCATTAGTAATGACATAAATATAGATTgtacaaattaaattatttttcattgtagGGAAATAGTTTTGTTAAAATTTGATTAGACCTTGGTCTAGTTTTGCTTAACATATCCTTTTGAGTATATTTGACCCATTTTCACCATAATTTCAATTTACAATAATCTTTGTTACATTTTTGAACACTTTTAAACAATTTGGCATATCAATCAACATCTTGATGAACTCTTGATTGCGTCATGTGTCACATATCCTTCAGGTTACTTGGTGTACTGTATTATATTTCGAAGCCATCGTAATTACTTGTTAAATGATGTAATTGTTGTGCTGTTTTTTTACTCTTCAATCTTAAAAAACCCAGTATTCTACTCATTTTActatttatctttaagctgtccCATTCTGGCTAAAAAGCTTACGACTGCATAAATATGCCAGTCTATTCCAAAATTTGTCATATGAGAAGATGATGAATATCACTGATGACTGGTTGAAGGAGCAAGT
The genomic region above belongs to Schistosoma haematobium chromosome 2, whole genome shotgun sequence and contains:
- the SAMD4B_1 gene encoding Protein Smaug 2, variant 2 (EggNog:ENOG410V9MG~COG:J,T), with the translated sequence MEASNSGSHSGNHNNGMNTTKANYGALLTVPNAEVKSGLSNNFYSNHPYCPYPLSTSSHFSYRRLSDIPRVSNYHSLHSSQYHTQISSNNNDQENKTSEIADLGTNQNFFTTKDFNDLTTVSSSSPLTSIRNSIADTNCGKTNVSSNVIHQQRVSTCTLSDSSSISSSNTDLGVCIPHSPTSIFLTSTSPELVKSRENIVTYTSDSSLQFPTGANGQTVSDNRESLSNQRSDFVNDHYPSSQTHLCQQLHDHFSPNFPEVQDKPSHSIIPRNSNKLINSTDMERNTYCVTDENNFLNPSSGMTAVPFWLKSLRLHKYASLFQNLSYEKMMNITDDWLKEQNVTQGARNKILLSIEKLKHRKSTLCLIEKCLSDIRSTDQLTQTMLHSCLTEIKHILFTPIKPCHETIKSHSLHLNQFNCCSCSCSPTASSSSICSSIPRVSMNSDTSTTKSAITITDSTCPITVSPPIVSINTAVYYTRNALVGNNYNDCGNCSSINSMNNKTNDPNISNYYCFCHTNALYAENKCYLNVKQSQSTMMSDITQVFNDNKCWSPSITNILPNVSYEIEEDGKNGKLHSSTLSSNFNNELIRSNQNECGYTSDECVEQKRINDVDNMDNDNIPGHIIACLTKGCYCFFCRFISIIVV